Part of the Vanacampus margaritifer isolate UIUO_Vmar chromosome 12, RoL_Vmar_1.0, whole genome shotgun sequence genome, ttattcgCCATTCTGGtcgtttactttcgcctcgaacgctttcggGTCCGAACTGGGGAAAAATAACTCGGATGCGTTTTTCTAAATGACTGCTTAGtagatatttaattttttggggggttgatttattatttgaatcattaatattaattattttggaggGAAATATTAATGATATTTGAATATTCATTTTGTAAGTCAATTTATTCATTTCTTTCCAGCGTTCCTACTATTTTAAGTTAGGGGCTACTGTGCTCCTAGTAAAAAATATTAGCCCGGAGGCCTGCTGAGCCACTTTCatatctttccttccttctcaGATTTTCTTTCCCCTCCTATCTTGTAGTTAAGAAAGATAAAATCAAACATAATCAAAAATGTCAGGAGGCTATTACACGATGCTTAAAATAAAAGAGAAGTGAAACAGTCATTTGGTGAAAATCCTTCATGTCTTTGTTTGGCTCTTCATCTTAGGTTGCATAACAAAACTTTGTCTTTCAGGATGGAGACTATTTGTGGACAGATGGCACACCGGCTGATTTTTTTGACTGGGCTAATGGCCGGCCAAGAATGAATACAAATCAAGACTGCGTAGAGATCAACTTTCAAAGtatgaaattatgaattatCATCCTTAATACTCATATTAGTGAAGTATGTTATCTATTCTGTGacctttttatctttgatttttTGAGTTGTCTTCTAGTGTAGTAAGCTTGTATAGCATCTTGTGTTGATAAATATGAAATTATGACAAATCAAATCTACAAGAATTTAGCAATACTGTAATTGAGATTTTGTGTTGATTTCTATTTTCTTACAGCTGATTTCTGGAATGATCGTCAGTGTGGTGGTCGACTACCTTTTGTCTGTGCCATGGATTTAAAACACTAAGAGAATCAGACACGCCATCATAGTTCCTTTGCAACGTGCTTTCctctattgttgttgttgtgatgacTCTTTGTAGGGAAGAATAACACACAATTTACAAAGTGCACTATTAAAACCAACTTGGACTCTGAAAGAATGACTCACTTTCTTtgagtatgtgtttgtgtgtattttttttttttttttaaattaacctaTCATTAAGATTTAGAAAATTGCACAATACGAGCACACATGCAGCAGTTATCAGTCATATAAGAATGTAACGCTGTGTacatagaaaagaaaacaagcatCAATTATTGGGGGGTTAATTATAACTAGAAAatttttgaatgggactgctgactcttgcaaggtggaaagacgcatgtatgtagtacttgtagacatagtagtagtaataagtagtagtaagtagtacttgtacttgtagtaaTATAAGTAGTGcttgtagtaattttaatagtagtcaaatggccaagatggttGCCGCAGACGAGTTCTGTTCCTACTGTTAAATCCTCTTCCCCTGTCCAGTGAACTCTTAACCGTGATACAGAGACTGAACAGGCATGTTCTCTTTTCGTTGCTTTTGCACAAACTTTATTTCTGCTTTTTCACCAACGTACAGTGCGCTCAGAGCAAGCTCCACCACACCCATTCACTCCCTTGGACCAACACCGCCCCCTGTGCCAAAGCGTGGCACTGCAACTCTCTATCCCCCATAGAGCTTAGCCTGTAACACtatgctggcgatgtaacctgaATTTCGACTGATTTCactgttaaagtcgatatttatatcaaaatactttgtacagtaattaaaaaaaacaaacatatttgccTCGACCGggaaacaatattttgtgtttccgcgcGGACATTCATTGCTAATAAATAATAGCTTTTTGAAACTAAGAACGTGTTGCAAGGGCAGAATATTAACCTTAACCACAAagccaacaaaaacaaaacaaacaaaacaaagcccaTGACTACTTTCAGATATGCCTAACTAGGGAGTGTTTGACGAAGTTAATTTGTTGTTTTCAGTATGCGTCATCAGACGAGTGGTAATTATCAGTTCCTTCAGAAGTGTTAGGATCATCTCAGGGAAGTGCTGGCATTTTAAATAGCTGCTCTTTGCTGCCTTCAATTCATTTCCACAGCGCAAGCACCGCAAGCGCAAAGGTAAACACTTCATCATCATACTTTTCAAACTCTGTGTCATGTAAATGTAGatatttttatacagtaaaCATAAAATCTTAAATGGAAGTCTAAATTTAATTGAATGCTAATTGTTAAACGGTGAatgtgaatacaaatatacatccATGATTGTATTCCACAGATGACGTTTGCTCCTCACTTCGTTTTGGTCTTGTGTGGCATCATCGGACTGTTCACTGGAACTGTTAAGTAAAAACGATGTCATATATTCACAACACCTCGATGGCTTGAGCAGAAGTTGACTGAAATTGACATTCTAGTATGTTGATTCCATATAAACAATGGACACTTAAATGAATCCTACTTCTCTTTGACCCCATATTAACTATTGTGTTTacccctggagaacccacggggtcaaatttggcccctataaattctgctactcgaataacaaagacatttttttttccagcagtgattttgtccctgtgttcttgtttccattggccaaagtgtgtttgtacattcaaagtccagttttaaaatgcaacaaataagacaaaaaaatatatattgttcaatgtagctatgtatttgattgattattttcttaaattctaaataatttactgacagtttttgttattcagatttttcgaaacgatacccctaaatcccaaagggtcaaatttcgccttaatcctaaattagggaataaagggttaaaattgaaaaagcatatattttggtgttcagtgaacttatagcagtcatttaatgtataattcataattttccaaagaagaaaagggttcttgggttctccagggttaccatgaacaaatatttacaaacgtgtctttctttctttctttttcacagCGGGCTTTTGCCATAAAGAGAGGTTGGTAACGATCTTGTATACatgtttcaatttatggttgaGAATTGTGAGACTTGGTGCAAGAGGTGGCATCGCGCTTGATTGATAACCAGTCAAACACAGGGCTGACTTTTgcagacagacaaacattcacatttacACTCAGCTATGTGTAAAATGTAGGTCGATACTGTAAGGAagaacagcttttttttcccgcgTGTTTGTTGTCTTTCGGAGAGAGAGAATGTTCagtatctgaatacaggctggagatcggtgaacagttccttcgaaggttttatttttacagaatattccggacacaagcgagtttacagacaatggctgcagcttctcgcaagtgtcccgattacagacacttacaaccttcttatactatcttgaagggcggtatcacaaaagcccccaccaaacagcccacctggagttcaccggacatgagataagactttaaaaacatcattgattacagacacttggcagaaattgcgataacactcacaaagttttactgaggaaataaggaaaattaaaacagtgaTGACTAAAtgtgggcagaagaccctcttcagtaccatatacattttttgggaggAGAAAATCACATGATTACATAGAGAACATACCGAACAGGACACCCACAAAAACAGTTGAAATTCACTCATTCTCAGAACATTCTTGCTGTAAGGCAATGAATCTTTTGCTGACCccaacatgtttttgttctAAAATATGTTCTCAGATAAACATTGCCCAACGGGCTGGACTCAATTGGACAACCGCTGTTTAATCTTTCAAAGTGAGGAATTAAATTTCCGTCTTTCTGAGGTACAATATTCTCATCGTCTTtttacaattcatttattttgctcctgTCGATTTTGTgatctacttttttttactcctgtTTTCCTCCCACTAGATCGTCTGCAACATCCTTGGTGGAAACCTGGTTTCTATCCACAATCAACTGGAAAATGAGGTAGTCCGACATCTGATTTTTGCAGAACTTGGATCTTTTGAGCTCACTTGGATTGGACTGTATGACCGGATCGAGGTAAaatcaatttatttgttttagcatgaaattaatgtttggaGACTTTTGACACTCAAATCAGATTCTCACTTCAACGCTCAGTATAGCTTTTCTTTCAGTCATCTGCTCAAAACAATACTTTCATATTGTATGTCAAACTCTTCCTTGTCGTGGACTATATTGTACTTACGGTTTCCCTCAGAGGTCAATTAATGACTGTGAactcaaataaatgtatgatcGGCTCAtaatcttgaaataaaaaaaatatttattattcgCCATTCTGGtcgtttactttcgcctcgaacgctttcggGTCCAAACTGGGGAAAAATAACTCGGATGCGTTTTTCTAAATGACTGCTTAGtagatatttaattttttggggattgatttattatttgaatcattaatattaattattttggaggGAAATATTAATGATATTTGAATATTCATTTTGTAAGTCAATTTATTCATTTCTTTCCAGCGTTCCTACTATTTTAAGTTAGGGGCTACTGTGCTCCTAGTAAAAAATATTAGCCCGGAGGCCTGCTGAGCCACTTTCatatctttccttccttctcaGATTTTCTTTCCCCTCCTATCTTGTAGTTGAGGAACATAAAATCAAACATAATCAAAAATGTCAGGAGGCTATTACACGATGCTTAAAATAAAAGAGAAGTGAAACAGTCATTTGGTGAAAATCCTTCATGTCTTTGTCTGCCTGTCTTTATTTTAGGTTGAATAACAAAACTTTGTCTTTCAGGATGGAGACTATTTGTGGACAGATGGCACACCGGCTGATTTTTTTGACTGGGGTAATAACCGGCCAAGAATGAATACAAATCAAGACTGCGTAGAGATCAACTTTCAAAGtatgaaattatgaattatCATCCTTAATACTCATATTAGTGAAGTATGTTATCTATTCTGTGacctttttatctttgatttttTGAGTTGTCTTCTAGTGTAGTAAGCTTGTATTGCATCTAGTGTTGATATGAAATTATGACAAATCAAATCTACAAGAATTTAGCAATATTGTAATTGAGATTTTGTGATGATTTCTATTTTCTTACAGGTGATTCCTGGAGTGATCGTCAGTGTGGTCGTCAACGACCTTTTGTCTGTGCCATGGATTTAAAACACTAAGAGAATCAGACACGCCATCATAGTTCCTTTGCAACGTGCTTTCCTCTATTGTCGTTGTTGTGATGACTCTTTGTAGGGAAGAATAACACACTGAAAGTGCACTATTAAAACCAACTTGGACTCTGAAAGAATGACTCACTTTCTTtgagtatgtgtttgtgtgtatttttttttttttaatgaacctaTCATTAAGATTTAGAAAATTGCACAATACGAGCACACATGCAGCAGTTATCAGTCATATAAGAATGTAACGCTGTGTacatagaaaagaaaacaagcatCAATTATTGGGGggttaatcataataataataatacagagaGTCCTCGGGTTACAGACGAGTTCTGTTCCTCCTGTTAAATCCTCTTCCCCTGTCCAGTGAACTCTTAGCCGTTTTACAGAGACTGAACAGGCATGTTCTCTTTTCGTTGCGCACCCATTCACTTCCTTGGACCAACACCGCCCCCTGTGGCAAAGTGTGGCACTGCAACACTCTATCCCCCATAATACCACTCTTTAAAGGGCCAGGCTTAGCCTGTAAcactacgctggcgatgtaacctgaatttcgacttaagttgGATTTCactgttaaagtcgatatttatatcaaaatactttgtacagtaattaaaaaaaaataacatatttgcCTCGACCGggaaacaatattttgtgtttccgcgcGGACATTCATTGCTAATAAATAATAGCTTTTTGAAGCTAAGAACGTGTTGCAAGGGCAGAATATTAACCTTAACCACAAAGCACTTataacaagacaaaaatgtcaaaattattagatcattttcaatttttttttggtttttttttttacagtttttgtcAAAACTCTACACACAAGCAAATAAGACACAATACAGTCACATCTATGTGAAATTAAATCTCAGCTATGATAGCCTAACAATcctttgtcaaaatgtcatgATGACAAAATGTTGCATCATATGACTACGCTCTCAGATCAGCAGCACAACACGAgtctactttttaaaaaacacaccagtcttcattcattttcacttttttttttaaattcacttcCACAGAAGGCACTTTTTCACAACAACCAAAAGCTGAAATACTCAATGCAAAATCCTTACTTTACAGTATTGTATTTTCCAGTGGAGTCaattcagtaaaaaaattaaaattaaaattaaaacaaacacaggaAAACACAACTGTGTCTAAGTGGGTTTATGGATCCTGACGTCTGTTGGGGTCTGGCCACAAACAATGTCTTTTCTCTAGCTAAAcatcgtatatatatatatatatatatatatatatatatatatatatatatattagagctgtcaagcGATTACCTGTAACCTGTTGTAATAATGTGTCTGAAaggaaaatttaataaaacaaacaaacaaaatatagaatatttggtaaattaaaGGTGGGATCTTGAGTTTTCACTTAGAAATAAACATTTCATAAACACTGaatgtatacacatgaaataCTTCTCAAGCTACACATTGTATATATAGTAGTGTGCATAAGAGCTCTAATGAGCGTCTGCAGGGACGTAACGGCACCGTTCTATTTTCAGCACCGCAGCATTACGTGAGCAAGTGCTACCTCATaaggagacacacaggaaacGAACGAAACAAAACTTTCGTTCCCCCAGTATTTCTGACACTTCCTGACcggaaaatggccacaagagccgGGGGgacgataccagtatcgatatccgtcgctgaagggaaaataaccatggtttgatatgtcctcatgtaacctcttatataaggatatgttgatgtcctgaactgttgtacgaatccaggtgcccaacaatttgtgaaaaaagggcggaatcaacctgggaactcttccttgtttatactacagttctccctgcttcggaaacatgttttcgagggtatctgggagagggcttggccagcacggtttctcacgctcacaactttttgttaacgaataaaagacggagcggcacacggtgtgggtagagtcagctgtgggatacgtacgatcgcccagccgttttgcagctcgttctacccggaccgtcggctctccggtctcgtgtcaaggtaagcgctgatgatgatcatattatgctgcttagcgttggagtgtgttgattgctgtgtGCGGtgaataaaaggcacatttgttctagcacagtatatcagtctctgtgtattcattgttaccgccgatcactcacgatcctgcataaaaatataaaagtgaagtagtgttttccataaAACAGTCGCGAGTACAGATACCATAAAATGTGGCCTGGTATTGgctcacccatccctaataataacAAATGGACCTCCTGAGGTCATGTGGAAATGAGTGATTGACGTGTGAAAGGCACATGAATCCATTTagttacacaaacaaacaaaaaataaatcagcatgATTTCTTTTAGACGCGCCTTCGTTTTGATTGTGTAGGTGAAGGACGGTGCAGCACCTAAATACCAGGTGAGGAatctatactgtacatattttcagCATGCATCATCAGTTGCCTGAATATATAAGACCATTCAAATGGGTGTCGGAATGCTGGTCTTCTCTCCTCACTTCATTTGCTCAGCTAAGGCATCGCAGCAACAACGGTAGCCTTacatttcacagattttttttatatatatatccaaacCTGTACATCCAATACtctaatatgtatattttctcaTTCCACAGATGGCACTTGTTAATCACTTGCTCTTGCTCTTGTGTGTAATGAGTGGACTGTTCACCAAAACTgtaagtaaaaatgtatttcaaatgaGCCTTCAAAATTGGGAAAAATTCTGGGAAGAATGATATTCCTTCCAGCATCTTTCTTATGCCTACACGCACACTAACTACATGTTTAATACATGGAAATATATTGATTTGGCTGAAATATATCCCACCGGGTCACCGTTTTCATGCTGCGACACTCAAGCGCTTAAACAGCCACAACTTGCGAAGCCCCTTGTCTCTCACCCTGGCAGTCACAACTGAattgcttttcttcttttttcccccctcgctATTCTACCTCTTTTCTCTGTGTCCATGGGTTAGTATTGTCCATGCCCAATAATTAATTAGAAaactgaaatggtaaaaaaaaagaaaacagtttaaCACTAACCCTCCACAACTGAGTCCTAAGtagttttcagttattttagttttcagagattcatttcattttttttcttttcttatttttttctgtttcttttttctggagcgctcagtattgttcattcggtaattttaccgatttgacatgtcatcatctcattgctctctttttttaattaattaatttatttattttttgataaatttttattttgtatgtgggtgagtatgtgtgtgcccccgggccatggatggagcccccggcccaggggagggggaaaggacgggggaaggagcaattcatttcaaacttatagtatattttaaaacaaatttctgAATTTACTTAACAGTGTTTTGTAATttgacacatatatatatatatatatatatatatatatataataacttTAAAAGGACATTTAAATAGGCTGTATGTATAGCTgcggtgttttttttattattatcaggtATTGTTTGAGATGTGATATAGTGTCATGTATTTATTGCTAAGCACTTGGTCACAAATCAAAcagattctctctctctctctctctctctctctctctctctctctctctctctctctctctctctctctctctctctctctctctctctctctctctctctctctctctctctctctctctctctctctctctcctctctctctctctctctctctctctctctctctctctctctctctctctctctctctctctctctctctcctctctcattCTCTTGCGTTGAATCAATTCTAAATGTGCAGCACTGTAGTGCTGTCTTAGCTTCGGACAAAGGAACCAAGACGAGCGTTGAGTTATcaaaaaattctttattttaaagcCACTCGTTACTGTCAGCCTTAATTATGGTCATTTTCCAATCCTTCGTTTTCCAGTTCAGCGCTAAAATGTCTCCGGTCAACGTGTAATGTATTCTAAAAAATACAGCAAGATGTTAGTGGAGCTAATAGACTTAGTCGGCATTGTGTCATCTCTAGTAGTAGCTTTGACAAAAAGTTTTAACCAAAAAATTGTAACGCaattcatctttaaaaaatgatttccaAAGTTGTCAGCCTACTCCACcctgtattattatttgatatatttgctGTCTAATTTATACAGTTGTCCTTTCTTTCTCACAGTGGACTTACACCATGTACAG contains:
- the LOC144061774 gene encoding galactose-specific lectin nattectin-like, which produces MTFAPHFVLVLCGIIGLFTGTRAFAIKRDKHCPTGWTQLDNRCLIFQSEELNFRLSEIVCNILGGNLVSIHNQLENEVVRHLIFAELGSFELTWIGLYDRIEDGDYLWTDGTPADFFDWGNNRPRMNTNQDCVEINFQSDSWSDRQCGRQRPFVCAMDLKH